A stretch of Parvimonas micra DNA encodes these proteins:
- the dltB gene encoding D-alanyl-lipoteichoic acid biosynthesis protein DltB, with the protein MEFFSGLNFWLVFILISIPAIILGIREKKSKYYILGVSLVFCFLVYSKKINSLISLIIFILYEFLLIKIYLKLKIEKNFGKVSIFVFLSLLPLILVRLLPFTKINYKLGFLGISYITFKVMQILIEIKDNLIKEVKFVDYLSFMIFFPTLASGPIDRSRRFFKDLETTVSRSEYLDKLGKGIEYILQGLVYKMILSQLLYDKINVISEMRYTIPNLLTYMYLYGFYLFFDFAGYSLMAVGVSKIFGIETPMNFNKPFLAKDMKDFWNRWHISLSHWFRDFIFSRLVFAMFKRKTFKSSLTTAMVAYVINMTVMGIWHGLNFSYLLYGLYHGVILAFTELFQKTKFYKNNKNKKWFEYTSIFITFNLVMFGFFIFSEKFVYILRIIGGRLW; encoded by the coding sequence ATGGAGTTTTTTAGTGGATTAAATTTCTGGTTAGTATTTATTTTGATATCTATACCTGCGATTATTTTAGGTATTAGAGAAAAGAAAAGTAAATACTATATCTTAGGGGTATCTCTAGTTTTTTGCTTTTTAGTATATTCAAAAAAAATAAATTCTCTAATCTCGTTAATTATTTTTATACTATATGAATTTTTATTAATTAAAATATATTTAAAACTTAAAATAGAGAAAAATTTCGGAAAAGTTTCTATATTTGTATTTTTAAGTTTATTACCACTTATTTTGGTTCGCTTATTACCATTTACGAAGATTAATTATAAATTAGGTTTTTTAGGAATATCATATATAACTTTTAAAGTAATGCAAATACTTATAGAAATTAAAGATAATTTAATAAAAGAAGTGAAATTTGTTGACTATTTATCTTTTATGATATTTTTTCCAACCCTTGCATCAGGTCCAATTGATAGAAGTAGACGATTTTTTAAAGATTTGGAAACTACAGTTAGTAGGTCTGAGTATTTAGATAAGTTAGGTAAGGGAATAGAGTATATATTACAAGGTCTAGTTTATAAAATGATTTTATCTCAACTGCTTTATGATAAAATCAATGTTATTTCTGAAATGAGATATACAATTCCTAATCTATTAACTTATATGTATTTATATGGTTTTTATTTGTTTTTTGATTTTGCAGGGTATAGCTTAATGGCTGTTGGAGTTAGTAAAATTTTTGGAATTGAAACTCCGATGAACTTTAATAAACCGTTTTTGGCAAAAGATATGAAAGACTTTTGGAATAGATGGCATATTAGTTTATCACATTGGTTTAGAGATTTTATTTTTAGTAGATTAGTTTTTGCAATGTTTAAGAGAAAAACTTTTAAAAGTTCGCTAACTACTGCTATGGTTGCCTATGTAATAAATATGACAGTAATGGGTATTTGGCATGGATTAAACTTCAGTTATCTTTTATATGGATTGTATCATGGAGTTATTCTTGCATTTACAGAACTATTTCAAAAGACTAAATTTTATAAAAATAATAAAAACAAAAAATGGTTTGAATACACATCTATTTTTATAACTTTTAATTTGGTTATGTTTGGGTTCTTTATATTCTCAGAAAAATTTGTTTACATTTTACGAATAATAGGAGGTAGATTATGGTAA
- the dltD gene encoding D-alanyl-lipoteichoic acid biosynthesis protein DltD, translating to MKRLKALAISFILSIFLSSFILTSYSKNIDKDITVKNNSIKYNTLYSKYNSYDVLTKNIDENTILLMGSSELVATLENEEHPRQLLDYSDKNIMQIGGGHYQSLLQSIVLGSIGSDIPVKKVNLIISMQWFEKNGIAKEAFESRVSLDHLYHFFGNKNISNSTKEKMYNRIKNLTDSTSFINSTLDNIFSPKFFNNLVNPIFKYKYNLQEKRNFVKKYKYDSSVNCRKFNGLNWNVLEEKAIERAKKETDNNKFYIENEYYNEYIRNDLKKYEGYMNKQSYSESPEYEDLELFINVAKELGYEVNLIMIPLQGYWADYTGISKTSISEYYDKIKKIASENEVQLTDYSMYSYKPYFFKDIMHLGRLGFLQLQKDLLENED from the coding sequence ATGAAAAGATTAAAAGCATTAGCAATTTCATTTATTTTGTCTATTTTTCTTTCTTCATTTATATTAACATCATATTCTAAAAATATTGATAAAGATATAACTGTAAAAAATAATAGTATAAAATATAATACTCTATATTCAAAATATAATTCTTACGATGTATTAACAAAAAATATAGATGAAAATACAATTTTACTTATGGGTTCTTCTGAACTTGTTGCTACTTTAGAAAATGAAGAACATCCAAGACAACTATTAGATTATTCTGATAAGAATATCATGCAAATCGGTGGTGGCCATTATCAAAGCTTATTACAATCAATTGTTCTAGGTTCTATCGGAAGTGACATTCCTGTTAAAAAAGTTAATCTAATAATATCAATGCAATGGTTTGAAAAAAATGGTATAGCAAAAGAAGCATTTGAAAGTAGGGTTTCTTTAGATCACCTTTATCATTTCTTTGGTAATAAAAATATTTCCAATAGTACTAAAGAAAAAATGTACAACAGAATAAAAAATTTAACGGATTCAACAAGTTTTATAAATTCGACTTTAGATAATATCTTTTCACCTAAATTCTTTAACAATCTTGTTAATCCTATTTTTAAGTATAAATATAACTTGCAGGAAAAGAGGAATTTCGTTAAAAAATATAAATATGATAGCTCAGTAAATTGTAGAAAATTCAATGGACTCAATTGGAATGTTCTAGAAGAAAAAGCTATTGAAAGAGCAAAAAAAGAGACAGATAATAATAAGTTTTATATAGAAAATGAATATTATAACGAATATATAAGAAATGATTTAAAAAAATATGAAGGCTATATGAATAAACAAAGCTATTCTGAAAGTCCTGAGTATGAGGATTTAGAGTTATTCATTAACGTTGCTAAAGAACTTGGTTACGAAGTTAATTTGATAATGATTCCATTACAAGGTTACTGGGCAGATTATACTGGAATTTCTAAGACATCAATAAGTGAATATTATGATAAAATAAAAAAAATAGCATCTGAAAATGAAGTCCAGCTTACAGATTACAGTATGTATTCTTATAAACCATATTTTTTCAAAGATATAATGCATTTAGGAAGATTAGGTTTTTTACAATTACAAAAAGATTTACTAGAAAATGAAGATTAA
- the dltD gene encoding D-alanyl-lipoteichoic acid biosynthesis protein DltD, which translates to MKRLKALAVSVILSVIISFTFLHFYTNREKNEFDELTVKNNSIRYNDSPNKYKSHDAITKNIGKGTIILLGSSELIVTSDWKEHPKHLLDYSDKNIMQIGEGFYQSLIQAITLGSIGEKSPVKTVNLILSMQWFEKHGLSPEAFQPRFSIDHLYNLYKSEKISKETKEKIYDRILELSKDNSIVTRMVEGLKRDNPVDNAINQANAEKYKLIANSKFLKSYHRDNSVNDKKAPKEFDWDQLRKEALETAKEESNENKFFMYNKYFDKNFKKNFDKFKGSAKNTKYRSEEEYGDLQLFLDVAKDLGFKVNLILVPLQGHWADYTGVPQDEIEYYYKRIREISEKNNVNLIDYSKYSYTKYFFKDATHLGRLGLLQLQEDLLKYND; encoded by the coding sequence ATGAAAAGATTAAAAGCATTAGCAGTATCGGTAATTTTATCTGTAATTATTTCTTTTACATTTTTACATTTTTATACTAACAGGGAGAAAAACGAATTTGATGAATTAACAGTTAAAAATAATTCTATAAGATATAATGACTCTCCAAATAAATATAAATCTCATGATGCAATTACAAAAAACATAGGAAAGGGCACTATTATACTTTTAGGATCTTCTGAACTTATAGTAACTAGTGATTGGAAAGAACATCCAAAACACTTATTAGATTATTCTGATAAGAATATTATGCAAATTGGAGAAGGATTTTATCAATCTTTAATTCAAGCTATAACTTTAGGTTCTATTGGTGAAAAATCACCTGTAAAGACTGTTAATTTAATATTGTCTATGCAGTGGTTTGAAAAGCATGGATTAAGTCCTGAAGCATTTCAACCAAGGTTTTCAATAGACCATTTATATAATTTATATAAGAGTGAAAAAATTTCTAAAGAAACTAAAGAAAAAATATATGATAGAATTTTAGAACTTTCAAAAGATAATTCTATTGTAACTAGAATGGTAGAAGGATTAAAGAGAGATAACCCAGTTGACAATGCCATAAATCAAGCTAATGCTGAAAAATATAAATTAATTGCAAATAGCAAGTTTTTAAAGTCATACCATAGAGATAATAGTGTTAATGATAAAAAAGCACCTAAAGAATTTGATTGGGATCAGTTAAGAAAAGAAGCATTAGAAACAGCCAAAGAAGAATCAAATGAAAACAAATTTTTTATGTATAATAAATATTTTGATAAAAACTTTAAGAAAAATTTTGATAAATTTAAGGGATCAGCTAAAAATACTAAGTATAGAAGTGAAGAAGAATATGGTGATTTACAATTATTTTTAGACGTCGCTAAGGATTTAGGATTCAAGGTAAATTTAATTTTAGTTCCACTTCAAGGACATTGGGCGGACTATACTGGTGTTCCTCAAGATGAGATAGAATACTACTATAAGAGAATTAGAGAAATTTCTGAAAAGAATAATGTAAATTTGATAGATTATAGTAAATATTCTTATACAAAATATTTCTTTAAAGATGCTACACATTTGGGAAGACTTGGACTGTTGCAATTACAGGAAGATTTATTAAAATATAATGATTAA
- a CDS encoding adenine phosphoribosyltransferase, translating into MDLKSKIRVIDGFPKEGISFKDITTLISDAEAFKEAVDIMKKNLENRNIDYIVGPEARGFVFGSAVAYALNIGFIPVRKPGKLPGETVSYEYALEYGTDVLEICKNSLKAGDRVAIVDDLLATGGTINACAKLIESQGAEVVSMQFLMELTDLKGREKNKDYQIDAVLEYNI; encoded by the coding sequence ATGGATTTAAAATCAAAAATAAGAGTTATTGATGGCTTTCCTAAAGAAGGAATCAGTTTTAAAGATATAACTACTTTAATTAGTGATGCAGAAGCTTTTAAAGAAGCTGTTGATATTATGAAAAAAAATTTAGAAAATAGAAATATAGATTATATAGTTGGACCTGAAGCAAGAGGATTTGTTTTTGGATCTGCTGTTGCTTATGCTTTAAATATCGGGTTTATTCCAGTTAGAAAACCTGGAAAATTACCTGGAGAAACTGTTTCTTATGAATATGCATTAGAATATGGAACAGATGTACTTGAAATATGTAAAAATTCTTTAAAAGCTGGTGATAGAGTAGCAATAGTGGATGATTTACTTGCTACGGGTGGAACAATTAATGCCTGTGCAAAATTAATAGAGTCACAAGGTGCAGAAGTAGTTTCAATGCAATTTTTAATGGAGTTAACAGACTTAAAAGGTAGAGAAAAAAATAAAGACTATCAAATAGATGCTGTGTTGGAGTATAATATTTAA
- a CDS encoding RNA-binding S4 domain-containing protein, with protein sequence MRIDKFLKNSRLIKRRTVAKEACEKERVFRNGKAMKPSDEVKVGDVIDLKFGNSEVKIRVLDITDSQKKEDSQKMYENL encoded by the coding sequence ATGAGAATTGATAAATTTTTAAAAAATTCAAGACTTATAAAGAGAAGGACTGTTGCAAAAGAGGCTTGTGAAAAAGAAAGAGTTTTTAGAAATGGAAAGGCTATGAAGCCATCCGATGAAGTCAAAGTTGGAGATGTTATAGATTTGAAATTTGGAAATTCTGAAGTTAAAATTAGAGTTTTAGATATAACTGACAGTCAAAAGAAAGAAGATTCACAAAAAATGTATGAAAATCTTTAA
- a CDS encoding FtsB family cell division protein, translating into MLDGSDDLMNKRNKGRIRVYSLIFLVLCIVFGKTYVYQVKEKNRLNNKIQTLQERKDKLNSEIGEAKENLQKVDSEEFIKKVAREKLKMVEKDEIVVKYKDND; encoded by the coding sequence ATGTTAGATGGGAGTGATGACTTGATGAATAAAAGAAATAAGGGTCGAATCCGAGTTTACAGTTTAATATTTCTTGTTTTATGTATAGTTTTTGGAAAGACTTATGTTTATCAAGTCAAAGAAAAGAACAGATTGAATAATAAGATTCAAACTTTACAAGAAAGAAAAGATAAATTAAACTCTGAGATTGGAGAGGCTAAAGAAAATCTTCAAAAAGTTGATAGTGAAGAATTTATAAAAAAAGTTGCTAGAGAAAAACTTAAAATGGTTGAAAAAGATGAGATAGTTGTAAAGTATAAAGATAATGATTAG
- the tilS gene encoding tRNA lysidine(34) synthetase TilS — MRKEFLKRLKSYGIESSRILLAVSGGKDSMTMLDLFSYFKDELKLDLIVCHFNHSLRDDADRDEKFVKSQCKKYGLKFYSKKEDVLLYSNENKLSTEEGARFLRYKFFDEIKRIENLDYIATAHNKNDLAETVMMRILRGTGINGLIGIQSERGDLIRPILDFSREEIEKYIEKNNIPFVDDKTNFEDMYLRNKIRLNLLPILQNEYNPKISDALSRLSNIAFDFSTISREYILSKEGLLWEFSKDKILVYIEKLKLQSRSFRNIMYREFFEFISKDPDGINFKIIEEIDNLIFSKTGKYIEIKNVIFKIEYDKLLIFDKNINESVETDFYYENLDFSLYSTRFFDIIIEQSNFDEFTNLKQNKNLLFINKKYLKSLKIRNRKNGDFLEFEFGKKKLKDIFIDEKISKEIRNNIPIFEIDNTIVWVPNTRRSNRYLVDGKDDIIKIKVLSKENLWRD; from the coding sequence ATGAGAAAAGAATTTTTAAAAAGATTAAAAAGCTATGGTATAGAAAGTTCTAGAATTTTACTTGCTGTATCGGGTGGTAAAGATTCTATGACTATGCTTGATTTGTTTAGTTATTTTAAGGATGAGTTAAAATTAGATTTAATTGTTTGTCATTTTAATCATTCTTTAAGAGATGATGCTGACAGAGATGAAAAATTTGTTAAATCTCAATGCAAAAAATATGGATTAAAATTTTATTCCAAAAAGGAAGATGTTCTCCTTTATTCTAATGAAAATAAATTGTCAACTGAAGAAGGAGCAAGATTTTTAAGATATAAATTTTTTGATGAAATAAAAAGAATTGAGAATCTTGATTATATAGCAACTGCACATAATAAAAATGATTTAGCAGAAACTGTTATGATGAGAATTCTACGAGGAACTGGCATTAATGGACTAATAGGAATACAATCTGAAAGAGGAGATTTAATAAGACCAATTTTAGATTTTTCAAGAGAAGAAATAGAGAAATATATTGAAAAAAATAATATACCTTTTGTTGATGATAAAACTAATTTTGAAGATATGTATTTAAGGAATAAAATTAGACTAAATTTATTACCAATTCTACAAAATGAATATAATCCTAAAATTTCTGATGCGCTTTCAAGATTATCAAATATTGCTTTTGATTTTAGTACAATTTCAAGAGAATATATTTTATCAAAAGAAGGTTTGTTGTGGGAATTTAGTAAAGATAAAATACTTGTTTATATTGAAAAGTTAAAACTTCAGTCTAGGTCTTTTAGAAATATTATGTATAGAGAATTTTTTGAATTTATAAGTAAAGATCCAGATGGAATAAATTTTAAAATAATTGAAGAAATTGATAATTTGATTTTTTCAAAAACGGGTAAATATATAGAAATTAAAAATGTAATTTTTAAAATTGAATATGATAAACTTCTCATTTTTGATAAAAATATTAATGAAAGTGTAGAAACAGATTTTTATTATGAAAATTTGGATTTTTCTTTGTATTCTACAAGATTTTTTGATATAATTATAGAGCAGTCGAATTTTGATGAATTTACAAATTTAAAACAAAATAAGAATTTGCTTTTCATAAATAAAAAATATCTAAAATCTTTAAAAATTAGAAATAGAAAAAATGGAGATTTTTTAGAATTTGAATTTGGAAAGAAAAAACTAAAAGATATATTTATTGATGAAAAAATAAGTAAAGAAATTAGAAATAATATTCCTATTTTTGAAATAGATAATACTATTGTTTGGGTTCCAAATACTAGAAGATCTAATAGATATTTGGTTGATGGAAAAGATGATATTATAAAAATTAAAGTTTTATCAAAGGAGAATTTATGGAGAGATTAG
- the hpt gene encoding hypoxanthine phosphoribosyltransferase, which produces MERLDNVVKSDMKDLLFDEKTIKNRVEDLGKEITKHYENDESELVVVGILRGSTLFFADLIRYINLPISIDFMAISSYGNSSESGVVKIIKDLEADVTGKNILIVEDIIDTGKTLKYLLNYFKERGAKTVKIASMLDKPERRLVEISGDFVGFAVPNDFIVGYGLDYNQSYRNLPYIISLKEEVYK; this is translated from the coding sequence ATGGAGAGATTAGATAATGTCGTAAAGTCAGATATGAAGGATTTGTTATTTGATGAAAAAACTATTAAAAATAGAGTTGAAGATCTTGGTAAAGAAATAACTAAACACTATGAAAATGATGAATCTGAACTTGTGGTAGTTGGAATTTTAAGAGGTTCTACATTGTTTTTTGCAGATTTAATAAGATATATAAATCTACCTATTTCAATAGATTTTATGGCTATTTCATCTTATGGTAATTCATCCGAAAGTGGGGTTGTAAAAATCATTAAAGATTTAGAAGCGGATGTTACTGGAAAAAATATTTTGATTGTTGAAGATATTATCGATACAGGAAAAACTTTAAAATATCTTTTAAATTATTTTAAAGAAAGAGGAGCTAAAACTGTTAAAATTGCAAGTATGTTAGACAAACCAGAAAGAAGACTTGTTGAAATATCAGGCGATTTTGTAGGTTTTGCGGTTCCAAATGACTTTATTGTTGGTTATGGATTAGATTATAATCAATCATATAGGAATTTACCATATATAATTTCTCTAAAAGAAGAAGTTTATAAATAG